The genomic region CTATCAGTATCATCCATCAGCAAGCAAAGTCTATGTAAGCAATTAAATGTGTACATTATTCTGGAACTAAAGCCAAAATATGTGATGTCTTTCTTTGCCAGGATGAAGAATAGAACACAATTTGCATTACTGTTTATTTGGATGATACTGTAACCCTTTTTGCAATCGATAAGAAACAGCAGGTGTGAAAACAGTTAAAATACAACAAAAGAAAAGATTATAGTAAAAACACGTTAAAACCACAAGGATGTCTTAGAGCAGAAAAGTGAagaaaagatttgtatttatatagtgcttttcatgactcaacatttcaaagcactttacagccaatgaagttcttttgaattgtagtcactgttgtaatttaggaaacatggcaaccaatttgcaagctaccacaaacagcaatgtgataatgagcatataatcttttttagtgatgttgattgagggataaatattagccaggacactgggtataactcctttgaaatagcagtatgggatcttttacatccacctgagacagcaaatgcagccttgatttaatgtcttttCTGAAAGATggtacttccaacagtgcagcactccctcagtactgcactggaacgtCAGCCCAGATttgtgtgcttaagtctctggcgtGCGACCTGATCCCACAACCTCTGTCtccaaggcaagagtgctacccactgaaccacagctgatgtTTTAAAGAAGTTTTGATCCTGGTAAGGCATACTTTCATGTTCATAAGGTCATAAggccataagaactaggagcaggagtaggcaattcagcccctcgagcctgctccaccattcaatacgatcatggctgatctcatctcagcctcaactccactttcctgcccgttctccataacccttcaaccctttactaattaaaaatctgtctatctcctccttaaatttactcaatgtcctggcatccaccgcactctgaggtagtaaattccacagactcacgaccctttgagagaagtaatttctcttcatctctgttttaaatctgctaccccttatcctaaaactatgacctcttggtcTAGAttgcccacaagagaaaacatcctctctacatctattttgtcaatccccttaatcacctGATATACCTcatttagatctcctctcattcttctaaattctagagagtaaaggcttaacctgctcaatctctcgtcataagacaaacccccccatctctgaaatcaatctagtgaacctcctctgaactgcctccaaagcaactacatccctcctcaagtaaggggaccaaaactgtacgcaatactccaggtgcggtctcactaatgccttgtacagcaaCAGTCCCCTACTTTTATCTtctattcctttaacaataaataccaaaattccatttgccttccttattaccagcTGTCCCCgcgaactagttttctgcgattcatgcacaaggacacccagatctctctgcaccgaagtattctgaagtttctctccatttagataataatttgcctttctattcttccgaacaaaatggataacctcacacttatccacgttaaactccatctgccagattttggcccattcacctaacctatccatatccatttgtaaatttcttatttctttattgcaacttactatcccacctacttTAGTTGCTCTAATCTTCAGATTAGTACTAAACAGAATTCATTCAATCCTTGCACATTGTGCATACAAAGAGAAACAAATTACACCTGAAACTGATTTACTGGCTCTCTGGTTCACAGCCTTTTTGGTGTTTGTCTAGAAGGTTTCTGCTGTTTCTGCATCAAAATTGATCCACATACTTCACTTGAATCTAGTAAAAGTACTTTAGCTTTTATGCATTCTTCTCTACTTATTCTTTTTTTTGAGTCTCCGAACCTGAATATTTTCATTAGGTCAGCACAGATTTGCCCAAGATCTATTTTGAGGAAACTTTACACAATCACACATCTCTCCTTTTATGTCATGCTTTTTAAGGCAATATACTTCTGGAATTATTAGTATTTTTCTTCCACCTCCTCACTTGAAAGAAAGCTATGTTAAAAAAAACAAATGTGAGTTGAGATGACTTATATTCTATTTAGAAGAGAGAAGGTACATTTTAAGTAACCTACTATTCAGACGCCCAAGAACAGTAGAAATTTAAACAAAGGTGAATAAAAGATCTATTGGGGGGTTAAATAATGTACTTTTAAAAACTGCCAATAACTCCAGTTCTACACCATAGCAAAATTAAATATAAATAGCACAAAGAAAAAATAATTTTGTCTTTCAACAATTACTTTACTCCTCTATTGTAGAGGGTTTCCACACCTGTGCTGTAACTCCAACTTTCTTTGCTGAAAACCTTGGTCTTGGCACCATGGCAACTGACAAAGTTGATGGTTCTGGCATTGGGTACGATGCATAACTTGGAGGCACAAAGGTATTCTTTCCAGAAGGATAGACATACTCTTCATCAGCAGAAGCTGTATTAACTTGATTGAAAGATGGTCCTGTTGGCACAGATGAAACACTCTTAGAAACAGGATATGTAGCATTAACTGGCTGAAGTGGAACGGGATCAGACTTTATAGACTGCTTAGAAAGCGATGAGCTTGTGGATAGAGGTGCCTTAGCATCAGGAGTGGATGAAAAAGTGAACAAAGATGGATTAAGCTGATATGGTTGGTGCTTCATGACATCCAAAGCATTGAGAGGTTTTTTAGTGCCTTTACCTTTGGCACCTTTATTTGACTTAGATGAAGATGCAGATTGTGCTTGTGCTTTCAAAATGCCAGGAGGATAGGATGGAGAATGGATAGGGTTGTAAGCCAAAGGGGGAGGTGCTCTTATATTAGATGAATACTTCCAAGATGCTGGCATGGAAGGGGTGGGGGATGATGACCGTGCTTGTCTGGCTTTGACTGTCGATGAGTCTACTATAAATTTCTCCATACGAGATTGCCTCCTTGCAAATAACTGTGCTCCTTTACCTTTCAAAGCTGGCATCTCATAGGCTGGACCCATACCTCCAGCTGGTGCAGAATTTGCTATGGGAGTTGTGGGCGGTGTttttgaaggatgtgaatgtgttgatgTTACTGATCGAGGTCCTGCTGAAGATGCAAACTGGTTAACAGCACCGTGGGACTGGTACCATGTATTAACAGGTTGAACTGAATGTGATTTTATTGGCATCTGGTTAGTGCTTTTAGAAGGATAGACTGGAGCTTGAGCATGGGTTACTTCAGCAGGTGACAACGGAGTTAACGTTGGGGTTGCCCCAGTAGGAGGGCTCTTAACAGATGGCTTTGGTGCAACTGGAGGAGGTGTCTTCTGCTTTACTGCCGGGGTCTGTAAAAAATTTGATGCTTCTGCACCTAAACTAAGGTAATCTTCTTCAGGTCCTGACTCAAAACCTCCACCAGGCTGATCTACTCCTCTACGTTTGTCTGTCTTACCTTTGACCATGGACAGGAGTTCTGGATTTGGAGCTACCTTAGGGCGGTCAACGAAAGTGAACATGGGCTTTGTGGTGTTCCGTTTTCTTGCATCTTGTAATATACCAGTTTTTATTGCAGGTACACAGATTCTCTCATCTCTGGATGCTATCTGCTCCCCTGCAATTCCTGTTGGTGACCATATGGCTGGTTGAGCCAAGGTAGCCAAAGGAGGAGACGCAACACGGTAGATATTGTCAGATGGTGGGCTGATGGAAGAGTAGGTGGGTGGGGGAGGTAAATCTGACAAGGAGTTTGCCACATTTCTTCTTGGAGAGAAAGGAGCTGCAGCTCGGTTTTGAACACCTGGGAATGGTGTAGCTGTTCTGTTCATCGCACCTGCTCTATTGTTTCCAGCAGACTTCATGTTCTGGATAACCATTTCAGATCTCCCTCTCACTCCACTTACATTTTCAATTCCATGTAATTTACTTACATCAATATCATTTTCAGTGGCATGATTTTGCATTGCGTTTGATGAATCATTTAAACTGCTTTTTGTTGTTTGGTAATAACTTTCTGTTTTTACAGTGTGAGTAGAGGCAGCTTCTGTTACTCCTGCTCTCCTCATTTCCTCTTGCTCAGCTGTATACTGATCAATCCTCTGCCTCCTCTTGGCAAACAATAAGGCACCTTTGCCCTTGGTATCTGGCAATCTCTGCATCTCGTCCTCAGTCTTCTTCTTTTCAACTTCCACTAAACCTGTGTCCCAATCAAACGTCACAACCTGGGCTAAGTTGACATCGGCACAAAAGTCCTCGTCAAGATCAGAATCACTGGTTGGTATCCGAGTGAATTCGATGGAGTCCTCTTGATCGTCGTCAGGATCAAACTCCCCTGTGCCGTAGCTGACCAAAGTATACTTTTTTGCCCTCTGGCGACGCTTCTTAAACATTAACGCCCCCTTGGAGCTGGGAGTAGGAGTTGCAGTCAAGAGCAAGGCAATGCTTTTACACTTTGACTTGGCTTCTTTAACCCGTTTTTCCGACAAGCTTTCACTCCTCCGGATTTCTGTCAGAAACACAGCAAACTCGTGTTTTAAAAAATGCACACAGTATCTGGATAGCTCTTTTAATAAAGTATCAGTATTGAAAACATAAATTTGAAAGTGAAGCAAGCAATTTCTACATGATAACCTAACTTCAAAGATAAATTAATACCAATATGTTTGAGTCAATAAATCGACATGAATAATAGCCCTTCACCTGAAATAAAAGCAGTGTTCTTAAATTATACCCATTGTTTAAAAAAACCCAACTATTTACTTGTAAAGATTTTACAATGTAATAAAAgatttaagctataaatttaaaaaGGGCAAGTAAATATTTTACTATTTAATTTCTTAACTATGAAATAATTCAATGGATCCAACTTTGCAGTATATATGGTATAGGAGATATCATTTCAAAAAATAACTTGCAGTTTTTGAATTGGTGTTATTTTATACCAATCGGAGGCTTAAAAAAGAGATGAACCTTGTTGAGTACCTCAGAGAATGCTTGTTCATTATACATAAATATTTCAACCATAATTGTTTCTTGTGGGTACCATAATATTGGAGTAGTAATGAATAGGAATAAACATTTAATTCTTCCTAAACTGTAAATAGATTTATATTGTATCATTTTATATAATTTTTTAAATTCTGTTTTAAATACAGAGGTTAGGTATTAAAAATGGCCTGCATGAAGGCATTTCCTTTTAAAGCATAGGCGATAGATAGCTATAAATGTAGGTGGGACATTATAGTGTTTATTACATAAACTATCTCAATCTGGTGAGACATATATATTTAAGATATATATAGTATTTAGTATTTTAAGGAAACACCTATAAGGGAAGTAATTGCCTTTAAAATTCTTGTCAATAAGACatttgtatttagcatttaatggtTGTAGTTACTTGATACGACTCAGTTTTAAAATATATTATAAACTGCTTTTGTAAAGCAGGAAAATATAAAATAATATGGTGAGCATTTCAATCAGATTACTTATGGCTTCACTTGCTGCTAACTCTGTAAATCTTGGATGGATTCATTTAAAATGCATTTTATCTCTCAAATGATTATCTTGTTTCTGCAACTCAGAATATTTAGGTCCCTTGAATCTCTAGAGAAAGAAGAACTGCGCATCAGGTAGCAAATAATTAATGGTCTTAAGCACTGATCAATTAACCACTAAACATAAACCTGAATAATACACCAAATCTTAATCAGAATGACTTCAAAGTCTTCAAAATTCCTAAACGTAAAAACTTACGAGAAGAATGTTTAATTAACAGTTTCATAGCAATGTTAACAACATTATATATCTTGTTTACCTATTACTACATGAGTCCTGGAATTTTTACTGGATGAAACTACTGTCAATATAAAGTAGCTGTAAACTATATGAATCCTTCAAATGCAAGTTAGTTCTGGTATCATCTGTTTTCCTCTAAGTAGGAAACTCTGAAAATTTCACTTAATAATCAGATATCAGCATTCAACCCAAATGGATTTAGGTTAAAAAAAATCTTAATATGCTTACAGTATCGAAGGTTGACCTCCTGAATACAAGACAGGCAAAATTCTGAGTTCACTTTTCATGAGAGCAAAGATTTGCTATTTCAGGGGATCAGATAACTCCCAGGATTACAACTGCTTGTGTCTGTCAAACTCAGTTCTGCAAGCATCATCAGTTTGCAACCTTAAGGTTGAATCTGTTGCTATTTAATGCTACAACTAACACATTAGTACAATGTTTTCTTGGATCTCTGTTAGATATATTACCGGGGGAAAAAAATTAACAGCACAACATTCCCTTTTGTGTAAATTTACCAGAGCAGTTGTACTCACTAGCTTGCCTAGCCCGGTGTTTGTGGGTTCTTGCCAAATCCTTCCCAGACCGTGTCTCTTCTGATCCGTGCTCTGTTCCCTCTGATGAAATTCCAATGGAGAAAGGAGGCGTGCTACGTGTTTTTGACTGTCCCTCTTCAGCCAAAGAGTCAGCACACCCACTGCCAACTTCAGACGTGGAGGCCTCCCTtccactgtgttctctgtcagaagaATCCAAGGACAGCTCCACCCTGGACTGATATGAATGCCCTTCTGCTCCTTGCAGTTCACTTTCAACGAGCTTGACCTTTTTGTCACTTCTGCTTTGGAGTGATATAGTAGCAGAGGCTGTCTGGACTGCAACATTTCCATCAGTCTCTAATGCTGCTGATTCAGTTTTCTGGATACTCTCATGCAGCGTAGTTGGATCTGTGGCTGCAGTGTTGATTTTTTCTGCCCCAATGATGGTAACAGCAGTTGTCTCTGGGTCACCAAGCTTCCCTTGAGTAAGGGATAACTGGAATTCCACCGTGCCTGAATGTTGGGGTTCTCTCTTTGTACAGCGAGGGTCCTGCAGTGATTCTCCAGAGCTGGCACACTCTTTCAGAAACAATCTAGAGCTGTTCGGCCTCTGGTTTATTTCTTTCTTCCCTGTAATATCTGTGTCACTTTCCGTCTCTCCATAGTAAGCCTCATCTTGAGACTCAGAAATGTAAAGTTCTAAAGGAAGGCCCTGCTTGCAAGATGCTTTGCTGCCAGTAATCTGTAGCGTAGTTTCTACTGTTTCCTTGCTCTTTGTTTCTTCATAATCTTCATATTCTGGGTGATCAGCTTTCTCACTGATGGACCTAATAGAATGCAAAAAAACCCACTATGATTAGTAACAAATAAGCATTTCTATGCCACTGTACTCTTTCGCCAGCATAGTAGGACATATTTATAGTGTCCTCACATTGATTTTAATTTCGACATCTCTTGCACTTAGGTTTCTAAGCAACTGATACAATGGAGACTAAATC from Heterodontus francisci isolate sHetFra1 chromosome 1, sHetFra1.hap1, whole genome shotgun sequence harbors:
- the LOC137373863 gene encoding synaptopodin-2-like isoform X1, which produces MGIGDYVCITIGGGAPWGFRLQGGKEHKQPLQVSKVRKKSKACRAGLCEGDELISINSKPCSELTHSEAMQLIDGTSETLQILIKRSISEKADHPEYEDYEETKSKETVETTLQITGSKASCKQGLPLELYISESQDEAYYGETESDTDITGKKEINQRPNSSRLFLKECASSGESLQDPRCTKREPQHSGTVEFQLSLTQGKLGDPETTAVTIIGAEKINTAATDPTTLHESIQKTESAALETDGNVAVQTASATISLQSRSDKKVKLVESELQGAEGHSYQSRVELSLDSSDREHSGREASTSEVGSGCADSLAEEGQSKTRSTPPFSIGISSEGTEHGSEETRSGKDLARTHKHRARQAKIRRSESLSEKRVKEAKSKCKSIALLLTATPTPSSKGALMFKKRRQRAKKYTLVSYGTGEFDPDDDQEDSIEFTRIPTSDSDLDEDFCADVNLAQVVTFDWDTGLVEVEKKKTEDEMQRLPDTKGKGALLFAKRRQRIDQYTAEQEEMRRAGVTEAASTHTVKTESYYQTTKSSLNDSSNAMQNHATENDIDVSKLHGIENVSGVRGRSEMVIQNMKSAGNNRAGAMNRTATPFPGVQNRAAAPFSPRRNVANSLSDLPPPPTYSSISPPSDNIYRVASPPLATLAQPAIWSPTGIAGEQIASRDERICVPAIKTGILQDARKRNTTKPMFTFVDRPKVAPNPELLSMVKGKTDKRRGVDQPGGGFESGPEEDYLSLGAEASNFLQTPAVKQKTPPPVAPKPSVKSPPTGATPTLTPLSPAEVTHAQAPVYPSKSTNQMPIKSHSVQPVNTWYQSHGAVNQFASSAGPRSVTSTHSHPSKTPPTTPIANSAPAGGMGPAYEMPALKGKGAQLFARRQSRMEKFIVDSSTVKARQARSSSPTPSMPASWKYSSNIRAPPPLAYNPIHSPSYPPGILKAQAQSASSSKSNKGAKGKGTKKPLNALDVMKHQPYQLNPSLFTFSSTPDAKAPLSTSSSLSKQSIKSDPVPLQPVNATYPVSKSVSSVPTGPSFNQVNTASADEEYVYPSGKNTFVPPSYASYPMPEPSTLSVAMVPRPRFSAKKVGVTAQMQSRGFQPVQPPGKLPPYGFSHGLSGAQAKRQPATSSSERLTSQSNKILMKKLTPWDAASQSAVGSVEEAFSSRNIQESIAKNIVSAARRKTLPEPPEEWKARVAYVPPLPSSYSSVATFHARRPSSITSSVKTIASIPAATIQESSMYKQPLNYQRSLTDSDMSTGAYSEHETSGKQVADPNYNPYPRGWKKQR
- the LOC137373863 gene encoding synaptopodin-2-like isoform X4, encoding MGIGDYVCITIGGGAPWGFRLQGGKEHKQPLQVSKVRKKSKACRAGLCEGDELISINSKPCSELTHSEAMQLIDGTSETLQILIKRSISEKADHPEYEDYEETKSKETVETTLQITGSKASCKQGLPLELYISESQDEAYYGETESDTDITGKKEINQRPNSSRLFLKECASSGESLQDPRCTKREPQHSGTVEFQLSLTQGKLGDPETTAVTIIGAEKINTAATDPTTLHESIQKTESAALETDGNVAVQTASATISLQSRSDKKVKLVESELQGAEGHSYQSRVELSLDSSDREHSGREASTSEVGSGCADSLAEEGQSKTRSTPPFSIGISSEGTEHGSEETRSGKDLARTHKHRARQAKIRRSESLSEKRVKEAKSKCKSIALLLTATPTPSSKGALMFKKRRQRAKKYTLVSYGTGEFDPDDDQEDSIEFTRIPTSDSDLDEDFCADVNLAQVVTFDWDTGLVEVEKKKTEDEMQRLPDTKGKGALLFAKRRQRIDQYTAEQEEMRRAGVTEAASTHTVKTESYYQTTKSSLNDSSNAMQNHATENDIDVSKLHGIENVSGVRGRSEMVIQNMKSAGNNRAGAMNRTATPFPGVQNRAAAPFSPRRNVANSLSDLPPPPTYSSISPPSDNIYRVASPPLATLAQPAIWSPTGIAGEQIASRDERICVPAIKTGILQDARKRNTTKPMFTFVDRPKVAPNPELLSMVKGPSFNQVNTASADEEYVYPSGKNTFVPPSYASYPMPEPSTLSVAMVPRPRFSAKKVGVTAQMQSRGFQPVQPPGKLPPYGFSHGLSGAQAKRQPATSSSERLTSQSNKILMKKLTPWDAASQSAVGSVEEAFSSRNIQESIAKNIVSAARRKTLPEPPEEWKARVAYVPPLPSSYSSVATFHARRPSSITSSVKTIASIPAATIQESSMYKQPLNYQRSLTDSDMSTGAYSEHETSGKQVADPNYNPYPRGWKKQR
- the LOC137373863 gene encoding synaptopodin-2-like isoform X2; translated protein: MSVSQSVVEHPGDSDCKVAKSTSSLYRSQRSISEKADHPEYEDYEETKSKETVETTLQITGSKASCKQGLPLELYISESQDEAYYGETESDTDITGKKEINQRPNSSRLFLKECASSGESLQDPRCTKREPQHSGTVEFQLSLTQGKLGDPETTAVTIIGAEKINTAATDPTTLHESIQKTESAALETDGNVAVQTASATISLQSRSDKKVKLVESELQGAEGHSYQSRVELSLDSSDREHSGREASTSEVGSGCADSLAEEGQSKTRSTPPFSIGISSEGTEHGSEETRSGKDLARTHKHRARQAKIRRSESLSEKRVKEAKSKCKSIALLLTATPTPSSKGALMFKKRRQRAKKYTLVSYGTGEFDPDDDQEDSIEFTRIPTSDSDLDEDFCADVNLAQVVTFDWDTGLVEVEKKKTEDEMQRLPDTKGKGALLFAKRRQRIDQYTAEQEEMRRAGVTEAASTHTVKTESYYQTTKSSLNDSSNAMQNHATENDIDVSKLHGIENVSGVRGRSEMVIQNMKSAGNNRAGAMNRTATPFPGVQNRAAAPFSPRRNVANSLSDLPPPPTYSSISPPSDNIYRVASPPLATLAQPAIWSPTGIAGEQIASRDERICVPAIKTGILQDARKRNTTKPMFTFVDRPKVAPNPELLSMVKGKTDKRRGVDQPGGGFESGPEEDYLSLGAEASNFLQTPAVKQKTPPPVAPKPSVKSPPTGATPTLTPLSPAEVTHAQAPVYPSKSTNQMPIKSHSVQPVNTWYQSHGAVNQFASSAGPRSVTSTHSHPSKTPPTTPIANSAPAGGMGPAYEMPALKGKGAQLFARRQSRMEKFIVDSSTVKARQARSSSPTPSMPASWKYSSNIRAPPPLAYNPIHSPSYPPGILKAQAQSASSSKSNKGAKGKGTKKPLNALDVMKHQPYQLNPSLFTFSSTPDAKAPLSTSSSLSKQSIKSDPVPLQPVNATYPVSKSVSSVPTGPSFNQVNTASADEEYVYPSGKNTFVPPSYASYPMPEPSTLSVAMVPRPRFSAKKVGVTAQMQSRGFQPVQPPGKLPPYGFSHGLSGAQAKRQPATSSSERLTSQSNKILMKKLTPWDAASQSAVGSVEEAFSSRNIQESIAKNIVSAARRKTLPEPPEEWKARVAYVPPLPSSYSSVATFHARRPSSITSSVKTIASIPAATIQESSMYKQPLNYQRSLTDSDMSTGAYSEHETSGKQVADPNYNPYPRGWKKQR
- the LOC137373863 gene encoding synaptopodin-2-like isoform X3, yielding MGIGDYVCITIGGGAPWGFRLQGGKEHKQPLQVSKVRKKSKACRAGLCEGDELISINSKPCSELTHSEAMQLIDGTSETLQILIKRSISEKADHPEYEDYEETKSKETVETTLQITGSKASCKQGLPLELYISESQDEAYYGETESDTDITGKKEINQRPNSSRLFLKECASSGESLQDPRCTKREPQHSGTVEFQLSLTQGKLGDPETTAVTIIGAEKINTAATDPTTLHESIQKTESAALETDGNVAVQTASATISLQSRSDKKVKLVESELQGAEGHSYQSRVELSLDSSDREHSGREASTSEVGSGCADSLAEEGQSKTRSTPPFSIGISSEGTEHGSEETRSGKDLARTHKHRARQAKIRRSESLSEKRVKEAKSKCKSIALLLTATPTPSSKGALMFKKRRQRAKKYTLVSYGTGEFDPDDDQEDSIEFTRIPTSDSDLDEDFCADVNLAQVVTFDWDTGLVEVEKKKTEDEMQRLPDTKGKGALLFAKRRQRIDQYTAEQEEMRRAGVTEAASTHTVKTESYYQTTKSSLNDSSNAMQNHATENDIDVSKLHGIENVSGVRGRSEMVIQNMKSAGNNRAGAMNRTATPFPGVQNRAAAPFSPRRNVANSLSDLPPPPTYSSISPPSDNIYRVASPPLATLAQPAIWSPTGIAGEQIASRDERICVPAIKTGILQDARKRNTTKPMFTFVDRPKVAPNPELLSMVKGKTDKRRGVDQPGGGFESGPEEDYLSLGAEASNFLQTPAVKQKTPPPVAPKPSVKSPPTGATPTLTPLSPAEVTHAQAPVYPSKSTNQMPIKSHSVQPVNTWYQSHGAVNQFASSAGPRSVTSTHSHPSKTPPTTPIANSAPAGGMGPAYEMPALKGKGAQLFARRQSRMEKFIVDSSTVKARQARSSSPTPSMPASWKYSSNIRAPPPLAYNPIHSPSYPPGILKAQAQSASSSKSNKGAKGKGTKKPLNALDVMKHQPYQLNPSLFTFSSTPDAKAPLSTSSSLSKQSIKSDPVPLQPVNATYPVSKSVSSVPTGPSFNQVNTASADEEYVYPSGKNTFVPPSYASYPMPEPSTLSVAMVPRPRFSAKKVGVTAQVLEVRDQAPSAQCFSLATVRCAPGCSSTE